The Shewanella sp. MTB7 genome includes a window with the following:
- a CDS encoding alpha-1,3-galactosidase-related protein produces MERRTFIKSMSGMLAVSTTVGSVSASLAEENQISVAEFGLQPNSRNDAIPALRKALAYCKQNPGTRLIFPRGRYDFWYTLADQDFYYLSNNDDGIKPVAFPLTGFKNVTVDGQGSRFVFHGGIVPAIVRGSKGITLKNFSIDWDVPFNCEGIIEAVNEEQSYVDIRIKKGYRYKIENNRFIFVGEGFENPVIKNLLEFDTKKEEQAFMARDNFQREIQPVTSEIRPGVLRMKTKFRTWPSVGNTLLIMQEKREWPAFAIQDTENTWLENVTIHHSGAMGIIAQRANGVKLERLQVRPRENSGRIVSTTVDATHFVNCRGHIILKDCLFQGQIDDGTNIHGMYGRVAKIHDRYTATFELVHYQQLGIDIFEADSKVNFSDEALKVFHDNEIASTVRKDAKYWTVTFKQPLDKALKVDDVLDNLTWQPDYVMISGSRFMRNRARGALVSVPSKVIIEGNYFHTPGMGIKIGSGGLKWYESGPVTSVEIRNNVFDNCNYAKDAATIDIVPGRSKTETTPFHQNINIHQNKFRVFNGRVLTASRTHGVNFVNNTIIKSNAYPAKESRFAPLQIDRSTQFVHTGNDFIGFPKNRKRVSINDIKIQRKTDKNGVEVEIS; encoded by the coding sequence ATGGAAAGACGGACTTTTATTAAATCAATGTCAGGCATGCTCGCAGTGTCAACGACTGTGGGCTCTGTTTCGGCCTCGCTTGCAGAGGAAAATCAAATTTCTGTGGCTGAGTTTGGTCTACAACCTAACTCCCGAAATGACGCTATCCCAGCACTGCGCAAAGCACTGGCTTATTGTAAGCAAAACCCAGGCACGCGGCTGATATTTCCTCGTGGCCGTTATGATTTTTGGTACACCCTAGCCGATCAAGACTTTTACTACCTATCCAATAATGATGATGGCATTAAGCCCGTTGCTTTTCCGTTGACAGGTTTTAAAAATGTCACCGTTGATGGACAGGGTTCCCGTTTTGTTTTTCATGGCGGCATAGTGCCAGCAATCGTGCGTGGTTCCAAAGGCATCACATTAAAAAACTTCTCTATTGATTGGGACGTGCCTTTCAACTGTGAAGGCATTATCGAAGCCGTAAATGAAGAGCAAAGCTATGTGGATATCCGCATTAAAAAGGGCTATCGCTACAAGATTGAGAACAATCGATTTATATTTGTTGGCGAAGGATTTGAAAATCCTGTCATCAAAAACCTATTAGAATTTGATACTAAGAAAGAGGAGCAGGCGTTCATGGCCCGTGACAATTTCCAACGTGAAATTCAGCCTGTCACCTCAGAAATCAGACCCGGCGTACTGCGCATGAAAACCAAGTTCCGCACTTGGCCCTCAGTCGGCAACACCTTGCTCATTATGCAGGAAAAACGTGAATGGCCAGCGTTTGCAATTCAAGACACCGAAAATACCTGGCTAGAGAACGTTACTATTCATCACTCCGGCGCTATGGGCATTATCGCTCAGCGTGCTAACGGCGTTAAGTTAGAGAGATTACAGGTCCGTCCACGAGAAAATAGTGGCCGAATCGTATCCACCACAGTGGACGCCACTCACTTCGTGAACTGTCGTGGCCATATTATCCTTAAAGATTGCCTGTTTCAGGGGCAAATTGATGACGGTACCAATATCCACGGTATGTATGGGCGTGTTGCAAAGATCCATGACCGCTACACAGCAACCTTTGAATTGGTGCATTACCAACAATTAGGAATTGATATTTTTGAAGCTGATAGCAAGGTGAACTTCAGTGATGAGGCGTTAAAAGTGTTTCATGATAATGAGATTGCTTCTACCGTTCGCAAAGATGCCAAATACTGGACGGTGACCTTCAAGCAGCCACTAGATAAAGCACTGAAAGTTGATGATGTGTTGGACAATCTAACTTGGCAGCCAGATTATGTGATGATCTCCGGCAGTCGATTTATGCGTAACCGCGCCCGTGGCGCCTTGGTGTCAGTGCCCAGTAAAGTGATCATTGAAGGTAACTATTTCCACACTCCAGGTATGGGGATCAAGATAGGGTCAGGTGGCCTTAAGTGGTACGAATCCGGTCCGGTGACCTCAGTTGAGATCCGCAACAATGTATTCGATAACTGCAACTACGCCAAAGACGCAGCTACTATTGATATCGTGCCAGGTCGCAGTAAAACTGAAACAACACCATTCCACCAAAACATTAATATTCATCAGAATAAATTCCGAGTATTTAACGGACGGGTATTGACCGCAAGCCGTACCCATGGAGTTAACTTCGTCAACAATACCATTATCAAGTCTAATGCGTACCCAGCGAAAGAGAGCCGATTTGCTCCACTACAAATAGACAGATCAACCCAATTTGTCCACACAGGCAACGATTTCATTGGCTTCCCTAAAAACAGAAAGCGGGTGTCTATCAATGACATTAAAATTCAGCGTAAAACTGACAAAAACGGTGTTGAGGTAGAAATCTCATGA
- a CDS encoding sulfatase family protein: MRHLLITSIFACLLPLGDLQAADTEIRDNLLFIMTDEMKWDVMGVAGHPMVKTPNLDKLAAQGTYYKTAYTVAPICSPSRRSFFTSRYPHVHGVIDNSKQALANDGEVDLQTILKHEGYNTALSGKLHFYPEWHDWNFDHFWARSSEGPNHEETYNQYMIAKHGNDAFKPVKGSVLYPQDPLGHDLGKYQFAKEDFETYWLTDKALTYLTQQQKKKAAKPFFLFLSYNEPHSPYRATEPYASMYDPKAVSVPVIPEHAKAERKQALVDNIKGKSRHLIDDEQMMRDLTAQYLGHITNVDDNVGRILDYLDHSGLADNTIVVFSADHGNMLGEHGKWFKGVMHEGSSRIPLIIRAGKNTQYAKVMNRGKVVEQIVESIDVMPTLLEMLNINRPAGMQGQSLLPLTAGKAVNWKNSAFSQRSDHMLRQDNFKLIMPVKSGKRGQLELYDLANDPLEYNNLATEPAHQQRIEQMKNAISDWQADKPAPISVDGLTPPAHLFNSAELRRDHKKSTKAMLTHHSKKFQIVNIDPQSKSGNKNDN; encoded by the coding sequence ATGAGACATTTACTCATAACATCTATCTTCGCTTGTCTATTGCCTTTAGGCGATTTGCAGGCGGCAGACACTGAAATCCGTGACAACCTTCTGTTTATCATGACTGACGAAATGAAGTGGGATGTGATGGGTGTTGCCGGTCACCCTATGGTGAAAACCCCCAATCTGGATAAGTTAGCTGCCCAAGGCACCTACTACAAAACAGCTTACACCGTCGCGCCAATTTGCTCTCCCTCTAGGCGTTCATTTTTTACCTCTCGCTATCCCCATGTTCACGGGGTAATCGATAACAGTAAGCAAGCGTTAGCCAATGATGGGGAAGTGGATCTGCAGACCATACTCAAGCATGAAGGCTACAATACGGCCTTATCTGGCAAACTGCATTTCTATCCTGAGTGGCATGATTGGAACTTTGATCATTTTTGGGCTCGCAGTAGCGAAGGTCCGAATCACGAAGAGACCTATAACCAATACATGATTGCTAAGCATGGTAATGATGCATTTAAGCCAGTGAAAGGCAGTGTGCTCTATCCTCAAGATCCATTGGGACACGATTTAGGCAAGTACCAGTTCGCGAAAGAGGATTTCGAAACTTACTGGCTAACAGATAAAGCACTTACATATCTAACCCAGCAGCAAAAAAAGAAAGCCGCAAAGCCATTCTTCTTGTTCCTCAGTTACAACGAGCCCCATAGTCCATATCGTGCTACAGAGCCTTATGCATCAATGTACGACCCAAAGGCGGTGTCTGTTCCTGTTATTCCAGAACATGCCAAAGCAGAACGTAAGCAGGCATTGGTAGACAACATTAAGGGGAAATCTCGACATCTTATTGATGATGAGCAGATGATGCGGGACTTAACAGCCCAGTATCTAGGCCATATTACCAATGTCGATGACAACGTTGGCCGCATACTCGACTATTTAGACCATTCTGGATTGGCAGATAACACCATCGTCGTGTTCAGTGCAGATCATGGCAACATGCTTGGCGAACACGGAAAATGGTTCAAGGGCGTGATGCACGAAGGTTCAAGCCGTATTCCTCTCATTATCCGAGCGGGTAAAAACACCCAATACGCCAAGGTTATGAATCGTGGCAAGGTGGTTGAACAAATCGTTGAAAGCATCGATGTGATGCCGACATTACTCGAGATGCTCAACATCAATAGACCTGCCGGTATGCAGGGACAATCTTTATTGCCGCTAACAGCGGGTAAAGCTGTTAATTGGAAAAATAGTGCATTTTCCCAGCGTTCCGATCACATGTTGAGGCAGGATAATTTCAAGTTGATTATGCCCGTTAAAAGTGGCAAGCGTGGTCAGTTGGAATTATATGATCTCGCCAATGATCCACTCGAGTATAACAACCTTGCGACAGAGCCGGCTCATCAGCAACGAATCGAACAGATGAAAAATGCAATCAGTGACTGGCAAGCAGATAAGCCAGCACCAATTTCTGTCGATGGGTTAACGCCACCTGCACACCTATTTAATTCTGCCGAGTTACGTCGTGACCATAAAAAGTCCACTAAGGCGATGCTGACCCACCATTCCAAAAAATTTCAGATTGTAAATATTGATCCTCAATCAAAATCAGGAAACAAAAATGACAATTAA
- a CDS encoding sulfatase gives MTIKTCKFQPYVPGLLALSMIVSGLTACTPAAEAQSSKAEDKSIETKEIAKADMSQPNILMLFADDLGWTDLGYRTGRWDTPNIDSLKLQSLEFTRAYAASPTCSPSRASVITGQHPARLKMPRHIPDGKKDLGFDEFHRPTQEFHLLPTDPAQEPSRNYLPLEVTSIAEAIKPLGYYTAFSGKWHLGSEDYYPIKQGFDEQFGVSTAGHPKSYRAPFWEEYRNPYPDAPKGKYLTERLTDDVVSFIKDYDKEKPFMLTNFYYTVHTPHQGPKAATQKYLDRGLDKKYANFGAMIEALDTSVGRILQALDESGMADNTVVIFYSDQGGYFTNEPLRGGKMAGKALYEGGARVPLLVRWPGVTPKAQSSEQLVMSTDILPTFVDIAGGDPTKLKDLDGQSIVPMLKGELSEREHVILYRNYEDAYAAVIGQRWKLVAFISGKTELYDLLVDPSESTDLSEQLPQKVAQLKKTLLEWQLTVGVNPTLKRPDLL, from the coding sequence ATGACAATTAAAACCTGTAAATTCCAACCCTATGTACCAGGTCTATTGGCACTGTCTATGATCGTTTCAGGACTGACCGCTTGTACTCCCGCAGCGGAAGCTCAGAGCTCTAAGGCTGAGGATAAAAGCATTGAGACTAAGGAAATAGCCAAAGCTGATATGAGTCAACCCAATATTCTGATGTTGTTTGCCGATGATCTCGGCTGGACAGATCTTGGTTACCGCACGGGTCGCTGGGATACGCCGAATATCGATAGCTTAAAGTTGCAAAGTCTAGAATTCACTAGGGCCTATGCTGCATCACCTACTTGTAGTCCCAGTCGAGCTTCAGTGATCACAGGTCAACACCCAGCGAGGCTGAAAATGCCCCGCCATATTCCTGATGGGAAAAAAGATCTAGGATTTGATGAGTTCCACCGACCTACGCAAGAGTTTCATCTTTTGCCAACCGACCCAGCTCAGGAACCGTCACGAAACTATTTACCCTTGGAGGTCACCTCAATAGCCGAGGCGATTAAGCCTCTGGGATATTACACAGCATTTTCTGGAAAGTGGCATTTAGGCTCAGAAGATTATTATCCAATAAAGCAGGGCTTTGATGAGCAGTTTGGTGTTTCCACTGCCGGTCATCCTAAGAGTTACCGTGCGCCGTTTTGGGAGGAGTACCGCAACCCATATCCCGATGCTCCCAAGGGAAAATATCTTACCGAACGTTTGACTGACGACGTGGTGAGCTTTATCAAAGATTATGATAAAGAGAAGCCGTTTATGCTGACCAATTTTTATTACACGGTTCATACACCACATCAGGGACCTAAGGCGGCAACCCAAAAATACCTAGATAGAGGACTAGATAAGAAATACGCCAATTTTGGTGCAATGATTGAAGCATTAGACACCTCAGTCGGACGCATCTTACAAGCTTTAGATGAGTCTGGAATGGCAGACAATACCGTGGTGATATTCTATTCAGATCAGGGCGGTTATTTCACGAATGAGCCATTAAGAGGCGGTAAAATGGCGGGTAAAGCCCTCTATGAAGGGGGAGCTAGAGTGCCTTTGTTGGTGCGGTGGCCAGGGGTAACACCTAAGGCACAAAGCTCAGAACAGCTGGTGATGTCGACTGATATTCTACCGACTTTTGTAGATATTGCCGGTGGCGATCCAACTAAACTAAAGGATCTCGATGGGCAAAGCATAGTGCCGATGCTCAAAGGGGAGTTGTCTGAGCGGGAACATGTGATCCTTTATCGTAACTATGAAGACGCCTATGCCGCTGTTATTGGTCAACGTTGGAAACTGGTGGCCTTTATTTCGGGTAAGACAGAACTCTATGATCTGTTAGTCGATCCGAGTGAATCGACAGATCTATCTGAACAGCTACCTCAAAAAGTGGCTCAACTGAAGAAAACGTTACTGGAATGGCAATTGACAGTAGGTGTTAATCCCACACTGAAACGCCCAGATCTACTTTAG